A segment of the Niveibacterium umoris genome:
GCTTGTCGAAGTCATCCACTACACACCGACGGCGCAGGCGGTCCATCGGATGCCGGTGGTCATCATCACCCCTTGGATCAACAAGTTCTACATTCTGGATTTGACGTCAAGAAAGAGTCTGGTTCGCTATTTGCGGGATGCGGGTTTCGACGTCTACATCACAAGCTGGAAGAATCCGGACGCCAAGATGCGGGATGTGCGCTTCGACGACTACCTGCTTGAGGGCATCGACGCGACGATCCAGACCGCGCGTACGCTTTCCGGGTCCGACAAGGTGCATGCCGTCGGCTATTGCATTGGCGGGACGGGCCTGTCGATGTACATGGCATGGGCCAACCGGCGCTATGCACCTGAGGCGATGCCAGTGGCCCACTGGACTTTGTTCACGACCTTGGTCGACTTCGCCAAGCCGGGCGACGTCGAGGTCTTCATCGATGAGGGAAGCGTCAGGTACTTGACCCGGGCGATGGAGCAGCGTGGCTATCTGGATGGGCGCGACATGGCGACCTCGTTCAGGCTGCTCAGATCGAACCCCTTGATCTGGCAGTACGTGGTTCAGGGCTACCTGATGGGCGAGAAGCCGCCGGCGTTCGACGTCTTGTACTGGAACATGGATACGACCCGAATGCCGTATGCCATGCATGCGTGGTACTTGCGCGAGCTCTACTTGCAGAACAAGCTGATCGAACCCGACGCGCTGTCGGTGGCGGGCGAGTCAATTGATCTGGGGCGGATCAATCAGCCGCTCTATGCAGTAGCCGCTGAAGACGATCACATCGCGCCTTGGCGCCAGGCGTTTCGCGTGATGAATTTCGTCCGCGGCGAAAAACGCTTCGTCTTGTCATCCAGTGGTCACATCCTTGGCATTGTGAATCCGCCGGTGCAACCGCCCAAGCGTGAGTACTGGATCGCGACCGCACATCGCACCGACAGTGCCCATGCGTGGCGCGAACGGGCGGAACATCTTGCTGGAAGCTGGTGGGAGGACTGGACGGCGTGGTTGGGGGAACGCTGCGGCGAGCAAGTCGCACCGCCTCCGCTCGCTACGGCAGCCTATCCGGAGCTCGCGGCTGCGCCTGGCGAATACGTGCTTGAGCGTTGAACTGGCGGCAATCGGGGTGGATTACGTCTGGCTCAAGGGCGTCCACGTTGGCTGCGCGATCATCTCCGGGTGCGGATTCGTCGCCCGAGGCGTAGGCGTGATGCGATCCGCCTCGTGGGTCGAGCGACGCTGGGTCCGGATCGTGCCGCACGTTGTGGATTCGATACTTCTTGCGTCAGCGATTGCGCTTGCTTGTGCGCTCGGCGTGGTGCCGGTTCGAAA
Coding sequences within it:
- a CDS encoding alpha/beta fold hydrolase, giving the protein MCSDHVRDRSTESANGAAISLGTVREQVSASVDPLGVVAPVMHAQAAWWLHPLELADRMTRFSTEAWALSCNTLARAAGAKTQDVVKPQPDDTRFTDPVWSENPSWNALKQWYLLFTRHAQDSLYATPGLSGTERRRAAFWWRQWLNAVAPTNFLWLNPVAQRAAVASQGATLKAGWQNFMEDLRAGDIRMADPSDFKVGRNLGQTPGAVVARTRLVEVIHYTPTAQAVHRMPVVIITPWINKFYILDLTSRKSLVRYLRDAGFDVYITSWKNPDAKMRDVRFDDYLLEGIDATIQTARTLSGSDKVHAVGYCIGGTGLSMYMAWANRRYAPEAMPVAHWTLFTTLVDFAKPGDVEVFIDEGSVRYLTRAMEQRGYLDGRDMATSFRLLRSNPLIWQYVVQGYLMGEKPPAFDVLYWNMDTTRMPYAMHAWYLRELYLQNKLIEPDALSVAGESIDLGRINQPLYAVAAEDDHIAPWRQAFRVMNFVRGEKRFVLSSSGHILGIVNPPVQPPKREYWIATAHRTDSAHAWRERAEHLAGSWWEDWTAWLGERCGEQVAPPPLATAAYPELAAAPGEYVLER
- a CDS encoding SirB2 family protein, producing MSVELAAIGVDYVWLKGVHVGCAIISGCGFVARGVGVMRSASWVERRWVRIVPHVVDSILLASAIALACALGVVPVRNDWLSAKVVALLAYVMLGSVALKRGRTDKEKAAAFAAALAVFGYIVSVAHTHSPIPWR